The nucleotide window TACAGTACAGAAACCTACATCTAGAACCGGTTACACTTTTATGTGGACGGTTGCGTATATACGTTTGGACGGCCAAGTTGTCTGCTGCAACTGTTCCATAAGGCGATCCGAAATCGTCCACGCCGACAGGAATTTAACCGAAGGAAACTCGGCTGTTTCAGTAAAACTCAGATCGAATTTCTTTGTTATTTTTGAAAAGGAGGATCGCCCCCGGCCAAACCCAGATCGACTTGCCAAGTTGCCATCCATGATCTCAAACCCCTTAATTTCTCCTCTCCCTGTAGCTGATGACCCGCGCAAGCTGGGGAATGCAGCACCGCCCAGCTCCCCCTCCGCCGCGAGCCCTGGAGATGTCGCCGGCGCCATCGGcgccttcttgcttctccttgaGGAGGTCACCTAGCTTCTTCATCTGCGGGGCTGGCTTCAGGTTCAGGGGCTCAGACTGGAGGATGGCCTCCAGCGTAGGTAGCTTCGTCTGAGGTCCAAACGCAGCAGCTGTGGCCTGGTTGCTTGCAGTTGTACTGAATGATCTCGCAGGTGTAGCATCTGAGATACACAAATGTGGTTCAGAAAGGTGCTTCTCGCAGCAACGGACGTCTTGGAAAATTTCCTTTCTGGCTACGAATTACGTGAGTTAGTCTACATTGTTACCTCCATTTACACTGAAAAAATCATCTTCACAGTCCGAATCTAACCAAGGAGAGGCTTCATAGAAAGCTTCATCTCTGCTGCTAGCTGCATGCACAGGTCAATCACGCAAATGAGTATGTTCCATAGTATACCTGTAAGGAAAACGATTGGTAACTTAATCGTGATGGCAATTAGGTTCAAACATAATAATGACCAGGATGAGATTAGCTCAACAGCCCATGTTCAAACAGAATTATGCAGGACCCATGTTCCTGTGATTTCTTCTGCCGTTCATCATAAAGCAGAGGAAACGTGCCTGCCCCTACTTTCTGACATGATTAAGAGATGCAGGAAAACGTCAACTTTCAACAGCTCCAACATTCTGCGTAGAGAAAAGCCAACAAAATATCTTGGTGCTTCTCTTTACTAGGGCAGAAAATCTCCCTGTGGAATGCTACATATGCAAATAATCTTCATTGCTTATTTCCTGTAATCTTATTATATGTTGGCCATTGTTTCGTAGGATGAGCCTTGTTTCTCCTGAAGAATACAGAAACTGACGCTTGCATATTGGGGACAACAAATGCTTGAACTGAAACTATCATCAATGAAGTAAAAGAAAATGAATCTCCACAAGAATAAGTAACTGTCTATTAGTGTTACAGTTTATATCACAACGCATGGATTCGATGACAAAATTTTGCTAAAagtagaaaaaatgcctatatgATCTGCCACTCTTTTTCAGGAAATTCCATCGTTTCTAGATTCCAAAGGGCCAAAAGTTGATGCATGGCCGCATCTATGAAATGCCTATATGATAAGCAAAACTTTTGATACACAAAATTTGTTGACTCAAACATCGCATCGAGGCCGTACAACCACGAAGAGTTGGTACTTGGTACCTGATCTCTGCGAAATAAGGTTGCCACCACCGCCGAAAAGCAAACAAACTAGGAAAAATCAACTGACATGGTTCTACGTACAAAAAGAAGACAACCTGACCGATCTGGAGAATACTGAcctatttctttacagagggagtacctGGCTTCTCACTGCTCGTTTCAGCTCACGATTGATGAGAGTCAGCAAAGGGAGACCCTCCATGATCCACAcacctactactactactccctccgttcacttttgtaagacGTTTTAGACATTTAAGACAATACCTAAAACAGTTCAATTTCAGCTGTCttaaacgacttacaaaagtgaacagagggagtactacaaATATAGAAACACAGACAAAGCGAGAAAGAAAAGAACACTACCATAGCCAGCGATTGTAGTCGATTCAGCCGGGAGGACGTTCTCAGGCGCCACTTGCCTGCTGTTGGagccacctccacctccaccatCAACATCTCCGGTAGATTGCAACGGAGCCGCCGAGCCCTTCTTCGCTCTTGAACGCTTGCCCCTGCGGATCAACTTCATGTCCCCCCTGCTCCTAGTCCTATCTGCTCCACACTTTGCAAGGTCAAACGAACATGTAGCATGGGTATTCAGGATTTGTTTTAGCTAGAGATCTGACGCGACGTGCAGAGTCAGCGGGAGATGATTTGTTTTAGCGAGGGAAGCGGAGTGGACTGTGGGTTCCAGGGCGGACATGTAGAGGCAAAGCGGCGTGATAGACGGATCTGGCTTGGGGTTTGTGCGAGGGAAGAGATGAGTTCATCAGGTTTGTTGGTTGTGTGTGTCGTGTATGAGATATGCAAATCCACCACTTTGAGTGAGCAAAGCTTCTTGTTTGGGCAAGATATGGGGATGTGAGGAATGATGGATGCAGGCTTATGGTTGGAAGGTTGCTTCAATGCTAACCCTGCCATTCTGAGAAATATGCAACCACTTTCTGATTCGCTGCAGGGTATGGTCGGCGGCGTCATCGTTGGTTGTGTGCATCAAATAATGCAGAAGCCGGGGTTATcttttttttcaaagaaaaaaaGATCGGCGACGTTATAGAAAGACTTTTTTGGGTGGAGGTATACCCCTAAAAGAGATTACGAATCTCAAAGCACTGAATAGAAAGGTATTTTGGAGAGCAGCGATTCGGTGCCCAGACTAATCTGCACCCGTGATGAAGAAAAAATTCAAAACAGATACTAAAAGAATTAAAAAATCTAACAAAGAAAATCATCGTGGATAATTTGGTGCATGAGGCGTGCTCCAAATTTCAGATCATTTGAACATCTGAGTAGCTCGCGGCAAAAAAAACTCTgagcccctcgtgtgatccgaccgaGATAAGCATGGCCATGTGATTCGGATTATGAGATAATTCGGTTTGTGGTGGACATCattggaacgagaaagaggtcgggctagcacaaggatgacagactcgccttgagcccgacaacatatatcatgtgacaaagggaacagaagtatgatgtacaggttcgcctaaccagcttcatactctgcttggtgttcgacatgccttgctaggggccgctaccaaccgtgcagttccgaggtgatccgaactgcgaccaagccgtcttgaacctaaggggtcacgcgcttaagggaaggaatcTACaagtcggatccgaggacactggtcgaatgtgatccgagctgttttcgaattgtggccgagtagacttgtgggctttagggtccgtgcgaggcccaagtatTGAGCCCGCaacggacgcctatataaagtgggggTGCGGCACACTCATGCGATTGATCGCTTCgacgctgtcactagggtttgcatgtgttgcgaatagacacctctactcgccgccggttgtgtgatcggacctagcagtccgcccaacgtcgttcctcctgcacgcgcggataaCGTTAGAGGGGGTGCACCTGCGCCGCTCCAGCGAACTTGTACGTGGGATCCAGCGACCGTTTGTTCGACGAAGATCaaacgaggaggagacgatccacgcggacgcgctgcACCAACTCTTTTTCCGATGCACGGCAccgcgcgtctagtggtaacgattTGTGATCCATCTCACGTAGCATGTTATTGATTGTTCTGCGCATAGAAAAAATTTCATTTGCAGTcaacgcaccctaccgtagaacccaaCAGTAAAGTGGTTGTGCGCAACAAGGAACTACCATGGAAGGGTGGGTCATGTTCTTGTTCCGTGACTGCAACGACTGAATATTCTTGTTCGCGGCGGAACCCCAGTCGGGGTCTGCCTTTGCCTTGGACCACTGATTTGTTGAGGCTACCTTCGCCATCAAGAACGTGGAACTAACCCTCCCATTCTCGGTGAAGGAAGTTGGCCATGCTGTCTTGGACATGAAGCCCTCCTCTGCTCCCGGACTGGATGGGTTACCTACCTCCTTCCAGAAATTTGGGACCATATATCAAGGCAGTGATCATGTTGATGTTTCAGGAACTATACAGTAGCACGCTTGATATATCCCTCCTAAACTTCAGTGTGATAATCCCGATCCCCAAGATGGCCGGAGCCACAGATATCATGCACTT belongs to Triticum urartu cultivar G1812 chromosome 7, Tu2.1, whole genome shotgun sequence and includes:
- the LOC125521339 gene encoding uncharacterized protein At3g27210-like, whose translation is MKLIRRGKRSRAKKGSAAPLQSTGDVDGGGGGGSNSRQVAPENVLPAESTTIAGYASSRDEAFYEASPWLDSDCEDDFFSVNGDATPARSFSTTASNQATAAAFGPQTKLPTLEAILQSEPLNLKPAPQMKKLGDLLKEKQEGADGAGDISRARGGGGAGRCCIPQLARVISYRERRN